A stretch of DNA from Anopheles nili chromosome 2, idAnoNiliSN_F5_01, whole genome shotgun sequence:
TTGTAGCGAACTAGTTTTccaaacattaaaaattacGAGAGTACTTCAAAACTATAGAGAGTGTGTCATAATTTTAACATGTTGATCTACTATTGGTTTTActtaaaaagcaaaaaaaaactttgacAAGAAGTTGATGAATTATCTACGCTGATAAATCCACAGAAGACTACGCTTGAAAATGGCTAAGAGGCAGTTTGTAAGCTGCATTAATTCCCAATTGTAACTTGGAAAATCGTATTCAAAATCAAAGGGTCATTAGAAACCGTGTATAGGATATAAAACATAATATGTTAATCACTAAACCCAGTCACcctaataaaaaaacatgaccTAAAACTAGAAACATCGAAGAAAcaagtttaatttttttaaacgcaTTTTTGACCGCGAATTATTCTTGTATTTTCTACTGTGCGCTTTAGATTGCTTAGGAGCGATAGGCGTTAGAAATCTGAAGTCAAAACAATGTCCGGGACATTAAATATCCCGTGTTTATTGGTAGGTCATATTGTGCAGTCTTAAGTCAACGAATTGGTGTTAAGGTTATCACTGCTGAGATACGCACTTTTTAACAATTAATCGATTACTTCACCTCAATAAAAACCCTCCAAATAAGACGATAACGCTTCTCGTTTAAATTGTTATCTTGAGCGATAACGCAGTCTACCGAACGATTTTTACAGCCCCAGCATAAATAAAGCAACCAGCCATTATGCAGGCATCAGTTTGTTCCGACTACTTCAAGCCAATGCGTAATCAAAATCAACGATGATCAACCACGTGTTAGCGGTGTTAGTATTGACGGCTGCTACAGCTGTTACCGGTGAGCTGCTGTGTTCTGAGCAAGAGTTCCATGCCTTAGGAGGATCCTTGCCAAGTCTCTCGTCCATTTTGGAATATTCCACGTGTGTTCATGGTGTAGTGCGCAACGAACCTTGTCCAGATGGAGAGTATTTTGACGGACCTGCTCACAAGTGTTCCGCCGATGTGAGCTCGCTAAAACGACATTTAGTAGCGGTGGCTGCCCAGTTTGAGGAACTGTGCGATAATCCCAATCTAGTGCAAATCTTTCCCCATCCAACGAGCTGCTCCGAATACGTTATCTGCTTCGGTTCAGTTCCGATTATGCAAACTTGCGCCAACGGGTTGCTGTTCAACCCGCAGCTCAACACCTGCGACATTCCAACGAACGTAGTTTGCGGATTTAGCTGCCCGGCCGAAGATGATCCGAACAATCCGGTGTGGCTACCGGATTCTAGATTGGAAGATTGTGCTAGGTAGGCACTTGCTAGCACTAGTAAGCCATCCTATCGATTTATCGGTGTTATATTGTTTCTTATCTCCCAAAGGCATTATCTGTGTTTCCAAGGCGAACCGAATCTTTTCCTATGCCCGAACGATCTCTACTTTGACATGGAGACGCGAACCTGCACATTTCCGCAATTCGCGTCTTGTTACGTGCCGGGCGTTATCTGCGACGTACTTGTTACAGAGAACATCCCGAATCCGAGAAGTTGCACCAGCTTTTACAGGTGTTCGTTGGGATTTCCGCACTTCCGAACGTGCAGATCCAATGAGTACTTTTCGGAGGCGTTGGGAACGTGTGTGGAAGGAGAGTGTCCTCCTATGACTACGACGACTGCTACCACTGTCTTTACGTCGACTACAGGAGTGTCCTTAAGCACGCTGACTACCAACGAGTTTACAACTACTACGTCCATTCCTCCAAGCACGCAAACACCAACTGGATCAACTGATCTACCTTCCACAGTGATCACGTCAACAACGGAGATTCCTCCAAGCACGCAAACACCAACTGGATCAACTGATCTACCTTCCACAGTGATCACGTCAACAACGGAGATTCCTCCAAGCACGCAAACTCCAACTACTTCCACAGAAATGCCTTCCACAGTGGTCACGTCAACAACGGAGATTCCTCCAAGCACTCAGACTACTACGGATTTGACAACCGAATCGGCTCCCACAGAACTGCCGACAACATTAGAACCAACGCAGaccgaaacgccaccaccaacggtgACTGACACGACTACCGTTGATTTTAGTACAACAACAGATTCCACCTCCGTAGATTTTAGCACTACAACGACCACGCCGTTACCATCCACGACCTTTGAGCCGCCCACAGCCACCGACCCAACGACAACAAGCACCGTTGTGGAAACGACCTTCCCTGAGCCTACGGAAACAACTGCTGGGACCGAATCAACGACTTCTGAACCTGTGACACTACCGACTACTGAAGAGATAACCTCGACGGATGAACCTACAACTGTAACCACACCGACCACAGTCGAGTCCACTACGACCTCCACGGAGATGGTCACCATTGACCCGAACGAGGTTTGTGCGAATTACCCAGGCATTGGAGCTCTGCCCTACCCCGACATCTGCTACATGTACATCGTCTGCGTGAACGGAAATGGTATCGTTGCCACATGCCCGAGCAACCAAATATTTAACCCCATCATCTTAACGTGCGAACCTGGCAATCAAGAGACCTGTACGTTGGGCTTTTCTGGCCAATGGTGAagattggtttgattttatcCAAATAATAAAGCCATCATTGTGAAGTGAGAgggttttgataaaaaaaaactcctccaaAACTTCTCCTGCTTGCTGTTGTTATACTTCTGTCGGGTATCAAGTTTATCCCGAAACAACTCGTTCGAACACTGGCCAGATGTATCGGGCATGTCCAGAGGCTTTGCACACTGTGGTGTCGCTTGGAGTCGCACGTTTGTGGAATTTATGGCCAAACGAGGCATCGAACATGTCACCAGGCGCATGTCGAACCTCGTCGTTGCCTGCTCGCATGAAAAGCGAACGTCAGgggagagtgtgagagagagagagcgagagagagagagagagagacgatgagaaagaaaataatgcGCGATACACGGGAGCGAACATTTGAATATCGTTGtgattataaatttatatacgGCCGAAAGAATGCCACAAAaggggtggaataaatttcaaccCCCAAAAAGCGTGCACTCAAAGCACACCAGGGAAGGGACGAATGCACGTGGTATCCTTGCGGGAGGTGTCCTGTGCCAGTGCCAGTGAAATGGTGCGGGTTCTTTTTACGCTCTCAACCCAACTCCAGTCTTAAGCGCGCGCGGATAtaaagcacaaaaacacataccTACGCCCGAAAGCGATGCGCCATCCGATCCGGTCGGGTGGTGGGTGTGCGAAAATaatgttaaaatatttatataaatttcagattttgtttttgtgtgccttaTTGATAACGCAAACATTGAAACCCATTCATTCTCGCCATCCGTTTGGAAGCGACTCTCGGTCCCAGCTCTCGTCCGGATACTGGATCCTGGCACCAGCAGACGCCGGCAACCGTATGCATCCGTGGCTTTTCCTCATCCAGCAGTGCGATTTTCCCACGGCGACTCGAGGGAAAGGACCAAATGCATCAGCACATGTTGACTTTTCGAGCACCGCAGACGagtgtgactgtgtgtgtttggaagTCTGGTGCTTTTGCAGGAGCGTGTTGATTGGAATTTATGCTGCCCATTCCCAGCCGCGTGGGGTGAGCGCACTGAAATGCTTGCTCCGTCGCCGGGATTCGCGAGGATTTCTGAGTTTCGTCATCAGGTGGTGATAAATAAAAGTGATTGCATCATTTTTCGCTGGACGCGCGGTGGGAATTTATCCGAGAAGATGCAGGTAGAGACGGTACAGCTGGCATGTGGTTTTTGATTGGGCTCCAAAGGGAAGAAATTGAACTCACTGATCGGAAGGTGGTTTTATAATCTTAACAAAAAGGGCTTTAGAATAAGGAAGAAAATTTGTAAAAAGAATAGATTCGTGTATGACAGAGTTGGTGAATTGTTGCGAATTGATCAAATCTCCTGAATCCTTGGGATCTGCACGCAATCCTTCTAATATTGTCCTTTAATGTGCCACACTAGCATGGAGGTATTCAAAAGAAATCGGAATCGAAATCATACTGACTAACAATACGCAGAGCTCGGAACTTGGCATAATTTTGATCTTGCGCTTTGTTTAATCCCGCACTTCTTCAGTATGCCTGATCCAGTTACATATCTGTTTCCggtttcatgattcatgatCCTCGCTCAACCCACTTACAGCAGGGATTTCCCGCATCGACACTAGCCGACCACCCAGGGCCCACCATCACAGCTGTCAAGGCAGAGTGCATCGCAAAAGTGCATgcccaaaccacccccacagTCAATCGGAAATGCATCTGCGAGGGAAACATCGCAATGCTAAAATATCGGCCCAACCCCGAGTGCCATGGCGTTACtgcaaataaataacgctGCCGCGCGGTCGACGGGTGATGcaagacaacaacaacaacaaaaaaacaaacgaaatccCCGCTCCAATCACAAAGTAATGGGCCTCGGGCTTGAGGgataggagaaaaaataaacctgtGTGAAAAGAAAGATTTATGAGCGCACGTCCGCGTCCCGACCGGCAAGGGACAGGACAGTGCGCTGTAACTCGATAATTCATGAATAAAAACCATAAAttgaatgaataatttcaGTTCCCCGCCAAAAACGGCAGTTTCTTCGGTTCCGTTGCCAACctgcacgcacacgcacacgcacacacacacacgcacaaaggtcctgatgggggggggggggggaataatgaaatatttacaaaTGCATCGGCGCACTCCCGGTGGTCAACATGTCGCCGGTGGGTGCAAGGATCCAGGATCCACGGGTAAACGGTGGGCTTACGGGCTAGTAAAATAGTGTgtgatttatttgaatatttgacGTTATTCAAATTTCCGGCCAGTgtcgtgtgtgggtgtgggatTTATGCTGATTTTGGAGAAAATACGCCAGCGCCAGCTCGCAGATGAGCTTTGTGTGCCGAGCTGCGATTTTGTGACGGGTTTTGAGGCACTCGAAAATATTTGAGCTCTGTGCCGGTGGCTTGGAGCATCCGCTCGAAATGTGTGCTGCAACGACTGCATAAATGAGTGCAGCTGCGATGCAATTGCATGAGGCGAATGCTCTGAAATGTTGACAATCGGCACTAAATTCATTGTAAAACATTTCGTTCAACATTGAGCAATTGCAACAGTGCATTCGTCGACTTAAAGCCAGTGATATAAAGCTATCTTGTAGTACGTTTTGGGCACACCAAAAACGCATTTCCTCGCATATAAGCTAACACcactgaaataaaacaaaattgatgCGATTTTTGAGCCAACGAAGGATAGTTTTAGAACAAGACATAAGTGTTCCATTCCCGTGCGTTTGAAGATGCGTGCATTGGCCACTGGGTCAaagtgatttatttattttttctctcccaatGACGATTTCAAACCAGCAAAATTCAGACCAACCAGCTCACCCCAAAAGTCGGCTCGGAAGTTGGAAATCGTCGGGGGTTTGATTTGTAACACCGGCAATTAAATTTCAGCAACCACCACAAAAAGGTCCACCTTCGAAGGCGTAACTCAGGCGTCAAACATTGCTGCCCCGACAGGGCCAGCAATGGGAAATCGAAGTGACAGCACCGGATGGATGACTTCCAAAAGGGCATCTCCGGGTGGCCCTGGGGCGCCCTCAAGCAAAGTCCATCCAAGTGGAACCGACGGCCCTTCGGTGAGGAACCAGAGCGCTGCTGCATCGACCGAGGGCTGAAGATGGTGCCGAAAAATTTATGGTAATGATCAATTACCATCCGTAACAAGCATGTCGAGAGCTGTTTGCACCCTTGTTCTTATTGGACGGGCTTTCTGTGCCGTTAACCCGTCTCCACCcagggggccgccggtggaaTGTCTTTGGCCATGAAATTGACTGCCGGCTCTGGAAGAACGCCCGCCCCAGAGCGGCTGTTTCACCGTAGCGACATGCCGGTACGGGGCGCACATTCGCTTGCGAAAATTCCAAACAATGCGACCCGACGGTCGCCTCCCGGGCTTGACCCgaaaaaacatcatcaaacaacaataaaGTGATAATTTTATCTTTCGGTGAAGATTCGAGGGTTTTTCCGGGCGGGAAATCGTCGTCCCCCTAAGGCTGCACGAGGCGGGTGCGGTTGCTCGGGCCCATTGCCGAGtggtggagtggaaaaactagACCCAAAAACCCCCCGGCCGGTTGGGCCTTGCGTAAGGATTCGTCTCTCTTGCCTCCAAAACAGGATCTCCCTCGCGCGTGTGATCTGGGGATCGGTTGGGTTGGATTTTTGGGCCCACACGTGCCCGGAGATAACCTAGAGCGAGAACGGGCTGCagatgacacacacacactcacacgcacaccccgGCCAGCCGATGCTATCGGGACGACATCGCCCCGCCGGAGTCGTAAAGTCAAAATTGGAATCAAGCGGAATTACCGACCGGCTTACATATGTCAGCTGCCTGCTCTGGGGCATCCCAGGCAGACACGGTgcgggccctttttcccgatgCCCGGATGAAATGGAGGGATTTGGAAAATCTGACTGTAATTACCACGTCAGGGACAGAGAGCCGGCCAGATAATGGCAAATATTGATAGTGGCCGATTGGGACCCCCGGAAGGATCCCGTCGTGCTCCTTGAACGCCGGCAACCCGGAAGGATTGCTTGCGTGGGTTGTGGGAACTGGGGCTGCTAGCCCGTCGAAGCGGCCCGGAAAATGCGGTACATTCGAGCGTTCGGTTCGTGATTGGATTACGAAACAAGCCGCTGGAAAAGCTGAGAAAGAAAAGGCGAGAGGGTTGGCATAACGATCGACGAAATTGATGGTTTTATGACAACCGAAAGTCGTGCAGTTTTCGATGGGAATGTGCAAGGATCGTCTTGTGCGTGtgaacacatacacacacacacacacccatacacatgCACCTAAAAGGATGCTAGCGATGGGAGTAAAAGTCGGCGCCAAAAACCAGACCGATCATAATGGGCTCCAAGTGTCTTCCTGCGGGTCGCAGCAAAACACATTTTGTATCGTATTTTCACCCAGCTGGTGACTATTTGTTTCGGAAGCATAAAACCGGCACACGTTGTTTGTCTAAGCAGCATATTTACTGATAGTTTTTATTGCCCAAGAAAACCCACAGGGAATAGGTTTCcagaaaaagccaccctcggAGCAGGAGTTCGGGAACGTTTTTGCGGGTTTAATTGAGCTAAAATCCGAGAACATGATCGTTCTGCTCCCTACATGTGGTCTGAGTTCTATTAAAAAACCTAACCTCAAATCACGGTGTCGAAACGGAGGCAAGTGAATTCAAAATACAAAAGCCAAACGAAGTACAAATGAACATCCCGAGTGCACGTCGGATGAGCTGCTAAAAATATATTACGCGGAATAAAAATTAAGTATTAAATACGCTTctggcagcaaaaaaggacgatccATGAGCGGTGCGCAGTCAGGATGCAATGATTCATACCAGATATCGATTCTAAGCCACAAACTCGCACAAAGCAGCTTGACACTCGTCGTTCCAGCTCGAGCGGAGGTGACAAAAGCCGCTGGAATTGATTATCGTTATCCTTTCCGCCGTCCCACCAGGACGCGGGTGATTCATGCGAGAGTGTCTTTTATGAGCTTCCGTCCTCGCCCAGCGGGGACAATCACACGCGGAAACCACTTGCAGGTGTGACAGAGTGCGACATGTTCACCATCTTCGCATGCTCGCGGCTCCAACATCTAATTCAGAAGCCATAAAAATCTCCAGAATCCATCAGCGCACGGTTACGGATGCGACGATCGAACCACGGGGACGTATAAATTTTTCGTTCCAGTGATTGATTCGCACCTGCCCTCGCCCGGGGGCTCTCATCGAACGGATCGGTTTCGCTGCAGCACTCTCTGGTGGTACTTTGCTGGGAGCGCTTGAGAGCGCGCCACTGCAGATATGCTGCGGTACGATCCGATGTCGTATTTCAATCGAGACATCTTGAAGTGGCATAAAAAGGAACACATTACAGCTGAATTCCTGTTCGGGAACCGGCACAGGAATCGTTTGCCAGCGGATTCACTATGTCGGAGCCGCTGTGTTCATGATTTCTTTATCGAACGGATGGTGCGCTTCTGTACTCTTTCGTCGTTTCCATCGTGAGTTCCCTTTTATTTTCACCGTTCTGTAATTTTCCTTCCTGAACTGAGCAGCGGTTATGTTTTGAACAAGTTTTGTTTGAATCGTACCAGGTTTGCACAATTCTACACTTATCCTTACTCTTAGTTTAATGTTCCCAGGAGTGGATTTTAgtatattaaaataaaaacagcaaGAAACGTATATGGTCGTATAGAATTTAGTTTTTAATTATGCTTTTGCTGTGCATTCtctatttttggttttcgtcctttttcacgattttttattcagaaaatatgaatatttttttacggGATGCTATTCGCCATGTTAATGAATAAAATCTTGTACCCATACTAGAGCGGTATCAAAGCTTAACATAAACATAACGGTACATTTGAActagaaaattaatttacatgAACATTtacagaaaatgaaataatggaCATGGTATGACGCTACAGCGTAAATTTGACCTCGAAATTGTTGAACAAGTTTAAACGAgggagttttccattttaaaatgattgcCTTTTTTACAAAGTCCTTTGGAACTGCAAAACCAGATTGGAAAAATGTTTCTGTATGTAACATGAATTTTTCCAGCATAGCCTCGATTCGATTCACGTGTGTCAAGTGAAGTTAGTGTTATGACGCAAGTGGAAAGATCACGCGCTATGAAAACATGCCCCACTTCACGTCATGACAACACATTCATTATATCGCTCATAGATTGATTTTGTCGCTCCTGCTCGTGGACCATTGAGCGATAGTTCAATTTACTATTTATTTAATCTTTTCttcaaagtaaaaaatatCATGTATCCAATGTCGCAACGCCAATCGTGGGATTATGCCGATGATTTTTTCATCGGTGTAAAGGCAGAACAGCACATGATTTTTTCCTGGTAAACGAAGCAATTTCCAAATGACAGTTGAAATTTTACATGCGAACAATGGTTGATGCAATAAACCAAAGATTAAAAATCACAAATCTTCGATacataaaacaatgaaacattCGCTCACATTGAATACCTTAGATCGTTATATAACATATCGATCAATATTAAAATAGACAGCATTTTTGACAAATTTATTGAATACTGTTTAAGTTTGGTTTAATTGATTGGTaaaaagaaacgcttgaataattttattcaGCATTTTAATCATTTTGACGTTTAAATACCGGCCGGTGAAGAGACGCCTTCAGTGAGCGTGGTGAGAAACACCCGCTTCGATATCTTATCAGCTATTTTCTTATCTAACAACCAACGTCACTCCATCCAGCAGTTTGCTCGAACGCAGCCGTCATTGTGCTTCTTGATTCCAAGCCGGAGTGTGTTGTGAAATTGTGTGCTAATTATTAATGGAAATGGGGAATGCCTTTTCAAAGAAAAAGTCGCGAGACAGCGTGTCGTCTCAGACCATCCAGGAGAAAACTGTTTCCGATGCACGTCCACCGTATACGATGACAACTCACTCAACCACCGTGCATGTTCAGCGGACGAGTTTTTCACAAACATCCAGCACGGTTCAATCCCACACAACTAATAACTCGTCCTCACGATCGTCGTACACGCCGGTGTATACTAAACTATCTCAAACCCCACCTGGGCTCCCATCCGTATCGGTCCAACCACACACAAGTACAAACACGTTCCGACGACCGTCGTACACGCCAGTGTATCAAAGATCAGCTCTAACTCATTCTGCAGATGCTTCGCTATCGGCACCGAGTTTAGCGAAGCCTAGGTATGAATCATGAGACCAGTTTCTTGAACTTGATAATCCTGATGTTCCGAGGAATAAGTGCTGATAATGTTATGCTCGTTTGTGATTCTTTTCTAGTCAACCTAACAGCAACAGTAAAACAAAGTACGACCTATCTAAAAAAGCGTATGTGCTGATATTTCACAATGATAAATTTAAGGACAAAACCTTGGACCGATTAGGTAGTAAAAAGGATCTTGAAAAGATTGAATCGTTTTTCAAACAGTATAGATGTGATAAGCCGGATATTCGTGAGAACTATTCAAAGAAACAAGTATTGGAGGTGATGAAAAGCAGTACGTAATTTTACACACAAATCATCCATGCGAATAGCACGTCACCGAATTTTTCTAATTATTTTTGCAGTAAGCGCGAAATCGTTTAAAAATCACAGCTGCATAATTGTCTTCATCATGAGTCATGGCGCCGTGAACGATATGATATTGGCTGAGGACGCAGAATGTTACAGTCTGCACAATGACGTCATAGAGCAATGCTGCTCAAACCCAACACTGAAGGACAAGCCAAAGTTATTTTTCGTACAAGCTTGCCGCGGGGACGCAATCGTAGCTGATGCAAGCCGCGTAGTCAAAGAAAAGTCTGATATAGTGATATTTCAAAGTAGCTACCAGGGTAAGTTGATGAACAGACTACAGAACGCTGCTCATATTACAACAAAGCACATATGATTTATTCGGCAGGAACTGTTTCGTATCGAAACGAAAGAACGGGATCAGCGTTTATACAAACGCTTCTAGAATTGTTGCACGAGAAAAGAAACCTTAAAATTTCTGATGTCAATCCCCTTCTCATCAGACACTTTAAGAACATGGTGTAAGTTAATGTGAACTGCTTTATTCGCACTCCAGTGTTGTTAGTTAActttatgtttaatttatcgtTTTCAGACCCGCTCAAACACCCACACTTACGAGCACCTTGGGGATGGATTTTATATTTGGTGATTTATGTAAGATATAACATGATAGGGCAGATGTCGTCGtcaagaaaaaattaaaaaagaaccaaTGCCATTGACAGTGTGATTTTCACTACCTGACcgttgaaaacaaatattgcatgtttttttcccatctcaTATCGAAGAGCAGCTCATGAAAATAGTTAAATTTTCACTATGTAACATCACATGGTtgtgaaaaatatattttactaACAGCACACAACGTAGTAAATTATTCAAGATTTCTTTAGAACACTCATGGTTGAAGATGGAACAACCCTGTTCTTTGTTTGTCCTAACCATGTTGAACCCAATTGTTGCATTACAAATCTCTCATTAAAAATATAGGAAATCAACATATCGTACCATACATtttgatgtaaatttttttaCAGCCATACATTAAATTACaacatttaaattgaatgttAACAATCACCATCGACATACATTTATGAACTACGCTCCTCGGCTACGATTCCCGTATCTACGATATCTTATCAGATAATGCGTTACCCTACTATCAGACATTGCCTTACGCGCTAACGCCACATTAGTGTGACAGCTGCGTCCAAATTTCAAAGTGATGTGAATCCATCCAAGAAGCATTTTGCGAGTACAAACCTAGACTAAGCTCAAGGTCAGCCTTAGCcatgcttttcattttcaaaccatAGATTCGCTCAAATTGCTGTTGTCAGTTTGATATTTAGAAGAACTATTTGATAGTAGAAGAAATTTATAGGAAGGGCAAAACAGTTTATTTTGTGATGCAAGAGGCA
This window harbors:
- the LOC128728256 gene encoding uncharacterized protein LOC128728256, which codes for MINHVLAVLVLTAATAVTGELLCSEQEFHALGGSLPSLSSILEYSTCVHGVVRNEPCPDGEYFDGPAHKCSADVSSLKRHLVAVAAQFEELCDNPNLVQIFPHPTSCSEYVICFGSVPIMQTCANGLLFNPQLNTCDIPTNVVCGFSCPAEDDPNNPVWLPDSRLEDCARHYLCFQGEPNLFLCPNDLYFDMETRTCTFPQFASCYVPGVICDVLVTENIPNPRSCTSFYRCSLGFPHFRTCRSNEYFSEALGTCVEGECPPMTTTTATTVFTSTTGVSLSTLTTNEFTTTTSIPPSTQTPTGSTDLPSTVITSTTEIPPSTQTPTGSTDLPSTVITSTTEIPPSTQTPTTSTEMPSTVVTSTTEIPPSTQTTTDLTTESAPTELPTTLEPTQTETPPPTVTDTTTVDFSTTTDSTSVDFSTTTTTPLPSTTFEPPTATDPTTTSTVVETTFPEPTETTAGTESTTSEPVTLPTTEEITSTDEPTTVTTPTTVESTTTSTEMVTIDPNEVCANYPGIGALPYPDICYMYIVCVNGNGIVATCPSNQIFNPIILTCEPGNQETCTLGFSGQW